From a single Nocardioides panacis genomic region:
- a CDS encoding ubiquitin-like protein Pup — MAQEQKQPKKASETEDQTEAAPQSDVAERKEQLDEDIDAILGEIDDVLETNAEDFVKSFIQKGGE, encoded by the coding sequence ATGGCACAGGAGCAGAAGCAACCGAAGAAGGCCTCGGAGACCGAGGACCAGACCGAGGCTGCGCCGCAGAGCGACGTCGCGGAGCGCAAGGAGCAGCTCGACGAGGACATCGACGCCATCCTCGGCGAGATCGACGACGTGCTCGAGACCAACGCCGAGGACTTCGTCAAGTCGTTCATCCAGAAGGGCGGGGAGTAG
- the prcB gene encoding proteasome subunit beta, translating to MSDSRLGPAFLRAGSSSFADFLGEQAPGLLPSRRSLPEGNAADLAPHGTTIVAATFPGGVLMAGDRRATMGNIIAQRDIEKVFPADEFSCVGIAGTAGIAVEMVRLFQTELEHYEKIEGTTLSMDGKANRLAALIRGNLGMAMQGLAVVPLFAGYDLNADQGRIFSYDVTGGRYEETAFHSVGSGSLFARGSLKKLYREDLDAEGCVTAVVQALYDAADDDSATGGPDVARRIFPVVGVITSHGYRRLPDTEVAAVADRVIAARMNRPDGPSAPLT from the coding sequence TTGTCCGACTCCCGGCTCGGCCCGGCGTTCCTGCGCGCGGGCTCCTCGTCGTTCGCCGACTTCCTGGGTGAGCAGGCCCCCGGGCTGCTGCCGAGCCGTCGCTCGCTGCCCGAGGGCAACGCCGCCGACCTGGCGCCGCACGGCACCACGATCGTCGCGGCGACCTTCCCCGGCGGCGTGCTGATGGCCGGTGACCGGCGCGCGACGATGGGCAACATCATCGCCCAGCGGGACATCGAGAAGGTCTTCCCGGCCGACGAGTTCTCCTGCGTGGGGATCGCCGGCACCGCGGGCATCGCGGTGGAGATGGTGCGGCTGTTCCAGACCGAGCTCGAGCACTACGAGAAGATCGAAGGCACCACGCTCTCCATGGACGGCAAGGCGAACCGCCTCGCCGCGCTGATCCGGGGCAACCTCGGCATGGCGATGCAGGGGCTGGCCGTCGTACCCCTGTTCGCCGGCTACGACCTCAACGCCGACCAGGGCCGGATCTTCTCCTACGACGTCACCGGCGGCCGCTACGAGGAGACCGCGTTCCACTCGGTCGGCTCGGGCTCGCTGTTCGCCCGCGGGTCGCTGAAGAAGCTCTACCGCGAGGACCTCGACGCCGAGGGCTGCGTCACCGCCGTGGTGCAGGCGCTGTACGACGCGGCCGACGACGACTCGGCGACCGGCGGGCCCGACGTGGCCCGGCGGATCTTCCCGGTGGTCGGCGTGATCACCTCCCACGGCTACCGCCGGCTGCCGGACACCGAGGTGGCCGCGGTCGCGGACCGGGTGATCGCCGCACGGATGAACCGCCCCGACGGCCCCTCGGCCCCCCTGACCTGA
- the prcA gene encoding proteasome subunit alpha produces the protein MSMPFYVSPEQLMKDRADFARKGIARGRSLVVVQYADGIVFVSENLSQALHKVSEIYDRIAFAAVGRYNEFENLRIAGVRLADMRGYAYDRRDVTGRGLANAYAQTLGTIFSSGGEKPYEVELFVAEVGDTVADDSIYRLTYDGQVADEHGYAVMGGLAEPATTYLREHYVTGASLEDAVRTAVQALGQGESETRVIPSTNLEVAVLDRTRTQQRKFKRLTGGQLGEILGNGGGPGEDPGAGPGASAAPTGPDDPTDPTDTVSDVPPLENPVTGEPTDPPVAPPAS, from the coding sequence ATGAGCATGCCGTTCTACGTCTCGCCCGAACAGCTGATGAAGGACCGGGCGGACTTCGCGCGCAAGGGCATCGCGCGCGGTCGTTCGCTGGTCGTCGTCCAGTACGCCGACGGCATCGTGTTCGTCTCGGAGAACCTCTCCCAGGCGCTGCACAAGGTCAGCGAGATCTACGACCGGATCGCCTTCGCCGCGGTCGGCCGCTACAACGAGTTCGAGAACCTCCGGATCGCGGGCGTGCGGCTGGCCGACATGCGCGGCTACGCCTACGACCGCCGCGACGTCACCGGTCGCGGCCTCGCCAACGCCTACGCGCAGACGCTCGGCACGATCTTCTCCAGCGGCGGCGAGAAGCCCTACGAGGTGGAGCTGTTCGTGGCCGAGGTGGGGGACACCGTCGCCGACGACTCGATCTACCGGCTGACCTACGACGGCCAGGTGGCCGACGAGCACGGGTACGCCGTGATGGGTGGCCTGGCCGAGCCGGCGACGACGTACCTCAGGGAGCACTACGTCACCGGCGCCTCGCTCGAGGACGCGGTGCGGACCGCCGTCCAGGCGCTCGGCCAGGGCGAGTCCGAGACCCGGGTGATCCCCTCGACGAACCTCGAGGTCGCGGTGCTCGACCGCACCCGCACCCAGCAGCGCAAGTTCAAGCGGCTCACCGGCGGCCAGCTCGGCGAGATCCTGGGCAACGGCGGCGGACCGGGCGAGGACCCCGGCGCCGGTCCCGGTGCGTCCGCGGCACCCACGGGCCCCGACGACCCCACCGACCCCACCGACACCGTGTCCGACGTCCCGCCCCTGGAGAACCCGGTCACCGGCGAGCCCACCGACCCACCCGTCGCGCCGCCCGCCTCCTGA
- the pafA gene encoding Pup--protein ligase — protein MDRRIFGIENEYGVTCTFRGQRRLSPDEVARYLFRKVVSWGRSSNVFLRNGARLYLDVGSHPEYATPECDDIIDLVAHDKAGERVLEGLLVDAERRLHDEGIAGDVYLFKNNTDSAGNSYGCHENYLVSRHGEFSKLADVLIPFLVTRQILVGAGKVIQTPRGAMYSVSQRAEHIWEGVSSATTRSRPIINTRDEPHADAERYRRLHVIVGDSNMSETTTMLKVASCDLVLRMIEEGVVMRDLTMENPIRAIREISHDMTGRRKVRLANGREASALDIQQEYLTRARDFVDRREIETPLIARALDLWERTLKAVESEDFGLVEREIDWVIKWKLIDRYRAQNGLPLSHPRVAQLDLAYHDIHRGRGLYYLLEKRGAVTRVTNDLQVFEAKSVPPQTTRARLRGEFIKKAQERRRDFTVDWVHLKLNDQAQRTVLCKDPFRAHDERVAKLIEGM, from the coding sequence GTGGACCGCCGGATCTTCGGGATCGAGAACGAGTACGGCGTCACCTGCACGTTCCGCGGGCAGAGGCGCCTCTCGCCGGACGAGGTTGCCCGCTACCTGTTCCGCAAGGTGGTGTCCTGGGGCCGCAGCAGCAACGTCTTCCTCCGCAACGGCGCCCGTCTCTACCTCGACGTCGGCAGCCACCCGGAGTACGCCACCCCCGAGTGCGACGACATCATCGACCTCGTCGCGCACGACAAGGCGGGGGAGCGGGTCCTGGAGGGCCTGCTCGTCGACGCCGAGCGGCGGCTGCACGACGAGGGCATCGCCGGCGACGTGTACCTGTTCAAGAACAACACCGACTCGGCCGGCAACTCCTACGGCTGCCACGAGAACTACCTGGTCAGCCGGCACGGCGAGTTCTCCAAGCTCGCCGACGTCTTGATCCCGTTCCTGGTGACCCGGCAGATCCTGGTCGGCGCCGGCAAGGTGATCCAGACCCCGCGCGGCGCGATGTACTCCGTCAGCCAGCGCGCCGAGCACATCTGGGAGGGCGTCAGCAGCGCGACGACCCGGTCCCGCCCGATCATCAACACCCGCGACGAGCCGCACGCCGACGCCGAGCGCTACCGCCGGCTGCACGTGATCGTCGGCGACTCGAACATGAGCGAGACGACCACCATGCTCAAGGTGGCCTCCTGCGACCTCGTGCTGCGGATGATCGAGGAGGGCGTGGTGATGCGCGACCTCACGATGGAGAACCCGATCCGGGCGATCCGCGAGATCTCCCACGACATGACCGGGCGTCGCAAGGTCCGGCTGGCCAACGGCCGGGAGGCCAGCGCCCTGGACATCCAGCAGGAGTACCTCACCCGCGCCCGGGACTTCGTCGACCGGCGCGAGATCGAGACCCCGCTGATCGCCCGCGCCCTCGACCTGTGGGAGCGCACGCTCAAGGCCGTCGAGTCCGAGGACTTCGGCCTGGTGGAGCGGGAGATCGACTGGGTGATCAAGTGGAAGCTGATCGACCGCTACCGCGCCCAGAACGGCCTGCCGCTGAGCCACCCACGGGTCGCCCAGCTCGACCTGGCCTACCACGACATCCACCGCGGCCGCGGGCTCTACTACCTGCTGGAGAAGCGCGGCGCGGTCACCCGGGTCACCAACGACCTCCAGGTCTTCGAGGCCAAGTCGGTGCCGCCGCAGACCACCCGCGCCCGGCTCCGCGGCGAGTTCATCAAGAAGGCCCAGGAGCGGCGCCGCGACTTCACCGTCGACTGGGTGCACCTCAAGCTCAACGACCAGGCGCAGCGCACGGTCCTGTGCAAGGACCCGTTCCGGGCCCACGACGAGCGGGTCGCTAAACTCATCGAAGGCATGTAG
- a CDS encoding FKBP-type peptidyl-prolyl cis-trans isomerase: protein MISQGDGKPVVANKKAMFDIFLAKGDGTKLYSSTDQGTPTQVSMNEKEFFKVIIDGLVGKPQGSRVAIAATVKDVWGSAGAPQLKLKTTDTVLFVLDVLSVEPTDVLDAPQGKDVAAPAGAPTVQESGNKVTGLDFSKAPKKAPAKLQVIPLVEGDGPKAESGRLVTFNYYGAVWGSKKPFDSSFSRGAPVPFGVGVKGLIPAWDKVIPGLKQGSRVLIIAPPADGYGSRAQSGIPANSTLTFVVDVLGVDS, encoded by the coding sequence GTGATCTCCCAGGGTGACGGCAAGCCCGTGGTCGCCAACAAGAAGGCGATGTTCGACATCTTCCTCGCCAAGGGTGACGGCACGAAGCTCTACAGCAGCACCGACCAGGGCACCCCCACGCAGGTCTCGATGAACGAGAAGGAGTTCTTCAAGGTCATCATCGACGGCCTGGTCGGCAAGCCGCAGGGCTCCCGCGTCGCGATCGCCGCGACCGTCAAGGACGTGTGGGGCTCGGCCGGCGCTCCGCAGCTGAAGCTGAAGACCACCGACACCGTGCTGTTCGTGCTCGACGTGCTCTCCGTGGAGCCGACCGACGTGCTCGACGCCCCGCAGGGCAAGGACGTCGCGGCCCCGGCCGGCGCGCCCACGGTCCAGGAGAGCGGCAACAAGGTCACCGGCCTGGACTTCTCCAAGGCCCCGAAGAAGGCCCCGGCCAAGCTCCAGGTCATCCCGCTCGTCGAGGGCGACGGCCCGAAGGCCGAGTCCGGCCGCCTGGTCACGTTCAACTACTACGGCGCCGTGTGGGGCTCGAAGAAGCCGTTCGACTCCTCGTTCAGCCGCGGCGCCCCGGTGCCGTTCGGCGTCGGCGTCAAGGGACTGATCCCCGCGTGGGACAAGGTGATCCCGGGCCTCAAGCAGGGCAGCCGGGTGCTGATCATCGCCCCGCCCGCCGACGGGTACGGCTCCCGCGCGCAGTCGGGCATCCCGGCGAACTCCACGCTGACGTTCGTCGTCGACGTCCTCGGTGTCGACTCCTGA
- a CDS encoding helix-turn-helix transcriptional regulator, translating to MNLLITLLVSRTYVTKDRLREAVEPYREAGDEAFEKMFERDKEELRSLGIPIEVGFVDRAFEDEPGYRIERSAFELPEIDLAPEEAAVIGLAARVWQHAGLAAATSDALVKLKAAGVTVDRAALDVVQPTLSAEEPAFEPLWNATRTRTPVRFGYRTSSAPKPATRHLQPWGVVSYRGRWYVTGQDTDRGGPRVFRLSRVQGEVTPDGAAGSFEVPPGTDLRAMTRSLAPQPEDRTARLLLRRGTGHGLRRHARVLLPDDPDGIDGTGHGDVPEGWERLEATYGATEAFEDEVLGYGADVVVEAPQDVRESVVRRLREAAGEVAS from the coding sequence ATGAACCTGCTCATCACGCTCCTGGTCTCACGCACGTACGTCACCAAGGACCGGCTCCGCGAGGCCGTCGAGCCCTACCGCGAGGCGGGCGACGAGGCCTTCGAGAAGATGTTCGAGCGGGACAAGGAGGAGCTCCGCTCGCTCGGCATCCCGATCGAGGTCGGCTTCGTGGACCGTGCGTTCGAGGACGAGCCGGGCTACCGCATCGAGCGCTCCGCGTTCGAGCTCCCGGAGATCGACCTCGCACCCGAGGAGGCGGCCGTGATCGGCCTCGCGGCCCGGGTCTGGCAGCACGCCGGGCTGGCCGCCGCGACCTCCGACGCGCTGGTCAAGCTCAAGGCCGCCGGTGTCACCGTCGACCGGGCCGCCCTCGACGTCGTCCAGCCCACGCTGAGCGCCGAGGAGCCGGCCTTCGAGCCGCTCTGGAACGCGACGCGCACCCGCACGCCCGTCCGGTTCGGGTACCGCACCTCCTCGGCCCCGAAGCCCGCGACCCGGCACCTGCAGCCCTGGGGCGTGGTGTCCTACCGCGGCCGCTGGTACGTCACCGGGCAGGACACCGACCGGGGCGGGCCGCGGGTCTTCCGGCTCTCCCGGGTGCAGGGCGAGGTGACCCCGGACGGCGCCGCCGGCTCCTTCGAGGTGCCGCCGGGCACCGACCTGCGTGCGATGACCCGCTCCCTGGCCCCGCAGCCGGAGGACCGCACGGCCCGGCTCCTGCTCCGCCGGGGCACCGGGCACGGCCTGCGCCGGCACGCCCGGGTGCTCCTCCCCGACGACCCCGACGGCATCGACGGCACCGGTCACGGCGACGTCCCCGAGGGCTGGGAACGGCTGGAGGCGACGTACGGCGCGACGGAGGCGTTCGAGGACGAGGTGCTGGGGTACGGCGCCGACGTGGTCGTCGAGGCGCCGCAGGACGTGCGCGAGTCCGTCGTCCGCCGGCTGCGCGAGGCCGCGGGAGAGGTGGCGTCATGA
- a CDS encoding helix-turn-helix transcriptional regulator, translating into MSPSTRSGGSGARDQVGRLLALVPYIQARREVELEQAAGDFGVSEAQIVKDLNVLWFCGMPGLGMGDLIDVDMDALEGEGVIRLSNAEYLTRPLRLDSSEASALIVALRALREGGDDDVRPIVDRTLDKLEAAAGEAASVAAQVDIRMPEQAGRVAELRDRLTRAVEDRRQVRLDYYVPARDESTERVVDPLRVVTADGNTYLSAYCHLAEDQRLFRLDRISTAEVLDTPVGEHADLEPRDLADGIFQPSTDDLLVTLHLRPGARWVAEYYPVEETREARDGGLTVRLRVGDPAWLVRLMLRLGSNAELVDPPDLADSVRRVATQALHNYA; encoded by the coding sequence ATGAGCCCGTCGACACGTTCCGGAGGGTCGGGTGCCCGCGACCAGGTCGGCCGGCTGCTGGCCCTGGTGCCCTACATCCAGGCGCGCCGCGAGGTGGAGCTGGAGCAGGCGGCCGGCGACTTCGGCGTCAGCGAGGCGCAGATCGTCAAGGACCTCAACGTGCTGTGGTTCTGCGGGATGCCCGGTCTGGGCATGGGGGACCTGATCGACGTCGACATGGACGCGCTGGAGGGCGAGGGCGTGATCCGGCTGTCCAACGCGGAGTACCTCACCCGGCCGCTGCGCCTGGACAGCTCGGAGGCCTCCGCGCTGATCGTCGCGCTGCGGGCACTGCGCGAGGGCGGCGACGACGACGTGCGCCCGATCGTGGACCGCACCCTGGACAAGCTGGAGGCTGCGGCCGGCGAGGCCGCCTCGGTCGCCGCCCAGGTCGACATCCGGATGCCCGAGCAGGCCGGCCGGGTCGCCGAGCTGCGCGACCGGCTCACCCGGGCCGTCGAGGATCGCCGGCAGGTCCGCCTGGACTACTACGTGCCGGCCCGCGACGAGTCCACCGAACGGGTGGTCGACCCGCTGCGGGTGGTCACCGCCGACGGGAACACCTACCTCTCGGCCTACTGCCACCTCGCCGAGGACCAGCGGCTGTTCCGCCTCGACCGGATCTCCACGGCCGAGGTGCTCGACACCCCGGTCGGGGAGCACGCCGACCTCGAGCCCCGCGACCTCGCCGACGGGATCTTCCAGCCGTCGACCGACGACCTGCTGGTGACGCTGCACCTCCGGCCGGGCGCCCGCTGGGTGGCGGAGTACTACCCGGTCGAGGAGACCCGCGAGGCCCGCGACGGCGGGCTCACCGTCCGGCTCCGGGTGGGGGACCCCGCCTGGCTGGTCCGGCTGATGCTGCGGCTCGGGTCGAACGCGGAGCTGGTGGACCCTCCGGACCTGGCCGACAGCGTTCGCCGGGTGGCCACCCAGGCGTTGCACAACTACGCCTGA
- the tatA gene encoding Sec-independent protein translocase subunit TatA, translated as MTPVLPLALGLGPPEIILIIVVVVLLFGAKKLPELARGSGRALRIFKAETKGLLDDDDDVKDSEKTEAQLQLDAQRRAEAAQRLETPVQQPVHPVHPVHPVQPVQPPVEQPRPDSDR; from the coding sequence ATGACTCCGGTTCTTCCGCTGGCCCTCGGACTCGGGCCGCCCGAGATCATCTTGATCATCGTGGTCGTCGTGCTGCTCTTCGGTGCCAAGAAGCTTCCCGAGCTCGCGCGCGGCAGCGGTCGGGCCCTGCGGATCTTCAAGGCCGAGACCAAGGGACTGCTCGACGACGACGACGACGTCAAGGACAGCGAGAAGACCGAGGCCCAGCTCCAGCTCGACGCCCAGCGTCGCGCCGAGGCCGCGCAGCGCCTGGAGACCCCGGTCCAGCAGCCGGTGCACCCGGTGCACCCGGTGCACCCGGTGCAGCCCGTCCAGCCGCCCGTGGAGCAGCCCCGTCCCGACAGCGACCGCTGA
- the tatC gene encoding twin-arginine translocase subunit TatC: protein MSFAGVIGLFRARPQNPVGADGRMALADHLRELRARLLRVVLVLVLAVIVALFFYDQLLAVIYDPYEAAVSQLGAGTTTVATINGVGGPLLLQLKLSGLAAVVITSPYWLLQIWGFIVPGLHAHEKRWSRIFAAIAGPLFLVGVAVGYYVLPKGLAVLIGFTPVDLTNLVDFGEYFSFMTRMLLVFGVAFEIPFFVVLLNLAGVVSGKTLGNYRPWIIIGTFVFAAVATPSTDPFSMLMLAVPMTVLFMLSEVIARLVDKRRRTRSVLAGLDDDVASPIDGPDAIRRSRLDEDED from the coding sequence ATGTCATTCGCCGGAGTCATCGGGCTGTTCCGCGCCCGGCCGCAGAACCCCGTCGGCGCCGACGGGCGGATGGCGCTCGCGGACCACCTGCGCGAGCTGCGCGCCCGCCTGCTCCGGGTCGTGCTGGTGCTGGTGCTCGCCGTGATCGTGGCGCTGTTCTTCTACGACCAGCTGCTCGCGGTGATCTACGACCCCTACGAGGCGGCCGTGTCGCAGCTCGGCGCGGGCACCACCACCGTCGCGACCATCAACGGCGTCGGTGGTCCGCTGCTCCTGCAGCTGAAGCTGTCCGGCCTGGCCGCGGTGGTGATCACCAGCCCCTACTGGCTGCTGCAGATCTGGGGCTTCATCGTGCCCGGGCTGCACGCCCACGAGAAGCGGTGGAGCCGGATCTTCGCGGCGATCGCCGGGCCGCTGTTCCTGGTCGGCGTCGCGGTCGGCTACTACGTGCTGCCCAAGGGCCTCGCGGTACTGATCGGCTTCACCCCGGTCGACCTGACCAACCTGGTGGACTTCGGGGAGTACTTCTCGTTCATGACCCGGATGCTGCTGGTGTTCGGCGTCGCGTTCGAGATCCCGTTCTTCGTGGTGCTGCTCAACCTGGCCGGCGTGGTCTCCGGCAAGACCCTCGGCAACTACCGGCCGTGGATCATCATCGGCACCTTCGTGTTCGCCGCGGTCGCGACGCCCTCGACGGACCCGTTCTCGATGCTGATGCTCGCCGTGCCGATGACCGTGCTGTTCATGCTCTCCGAGGTCATCGCCCGGCTGGTCGACAAGCGGCGCCGGACCAGGTCCGTGCTCGCCGGGCTCGACGACGACGTGGCCTCGCCGATCGACGGCCCGGACGCGATCCGGCGCTCGCGCCTCGACGAGGACGAGGACTGA
- a CDS encoding MDR family MFS transporter translates to MLQPLVTDTQSSQVNRRDIGLRSARGPVLIAVMLSTALVALDQTIVSTAVPSIVRDLGGFREFPWLFSVYLLAQAATVPVYGKLADQFGRKPLMYYGIGVFLLGSVLCAVAWSMPVLIVARGLQGLGAGAVQPIGMTIIGDIYTLRERAKVQGYVASVWGISSVIGPTFGGVFSQLLTWRFIFWVNVPLCLLAAVMLRRFSEKVERGHVKVDYAGAALLTVSTTLVVLGLLEGGHSWAWTAWQTPAIFGAAALTLVGFVLVERVVAQPVLPLWVFGSRTLRTTSALSLLVGGLILGLSSYVPTLGQDVIGASAIVSGFALAALTLGWPVSAALSGRLYLSIGFRATGLLGVSLAVAGSLVLALMDPAGSLWHVALGCLLIGFGMGWVAAPALVVAQSSVAWGERGVATATNMFSRSVGSAIGVAVFGAMVNAVVGDHPTAATLATGVHRVFIGILVLALAMGVLELFMPKRVSPPA, encoded by the coding sequence TTGCTGCAACCTCTCGTGACCGACACCCAGAGCAGCCAGGTCAACCGCCGGGACATCGGCCTGCGCTCCGCGCGCGGACCGGTGCTGATCGCGGTGATGCTGTCGACCGCGCTGGTGGCGCTCGACCAGACGATCGTCTCGACCGCGGTCCCGTCGATCGTGCGGGACCTCGGCGGGTTCCGGGAGTTCCCGTGGCTGTTCTCGGTCTACCTGCTCGCGCAGGCCGCGACGGTCCCCGTCTACGGCAAGCTCGCCGACCAGTTCGGCCGCAAGCCGCTGATGTACTACGGCATCGGGGTGTTCCTGCTCGGCTCGGTGCTCTGCGCGGTGGCCTGGAGCATGCCGGTGCTGATCGTCGCCCGTGGCCTGCAGGGCCTCGGCGCGGGCGCCGTACAGCCGATCGGGATGACGATCATCGGCGACATCTACACGCTGCGCGAGCGCGCCAAGGTGCAGGGGTACGTCGCCAGCGTCTGGGGGATCTCCTCGGTCATCGGCCCCACGTTCGGCGGCGTGTTCAGCCAGCTGCTGACCTGGCGGTTCATCTTCTGGGTGAACGTCCCGCTCTGCCTGCTGGCCGCAGTCATGCTGCGCCGCTTCAGCGAGAAGGTGGAGCGCGGCCACGTCAAGGTCGACTACGCCGGCGCCGCGCTGCTCACGGTGTCCACCACGCTGGTCGTGCTCGGCCTGCTCGAGGGCGGCCACTCCTGGGCCTGGACGGCCTGGCAGACCCCGGCGATCTTCGGCGCCGCCGCGCTGACCCTGGTGGGCTTCGTGCTCGTCGAGCGGGTGGTGGCCCAGCCGGTGCTGCCGCTGTGGGTGTTCGGCAGCCGGACGCTGCGGACCACGAGCGCGCTCTCGCTGCTGGTCGGCGGCCTGATCCTGGGCCTGTCGTCCTACGTGCCGACCCTGGGCCAGGACGTGATCGGCGCCTCGGCGATCGTGAGCGGCTTCGCGCTCGCCGCGCTGACCCTCGGCTGGCCGGTGTCGGCGGCGCTGTCCGGCCGGCTGTACCTCAGCATCGGCTTCCGGGCGACCGGCCTGCTCGGCGTCAGCCTGGCGGTGGCCGGCTCGCTGGTGCTCGCGCTGATGGACCCGGCCGGCTCGCTGTGGCACGTGGCGCTGGGCTGCCTGCTGATCGGCTTCGGGATGGGCTGGGTCGCCGCCCCGGCCCTGGTCGTCGCCCAGTCGAGCGTCGCCTGGGGCGAGCGCGGGGTCGCCACGGCCACCAACATGTTCTCCCGCTCGGTCGGCTCGGCCATCGGGGTCGCGGTATTCGGGGCGATGGTGAACGCCGTGGTCGGCGACCACCCGACGGCCGCCACCCTGGCGACGGGGGTGCACCGGGTGTTCATCGGCATCCTGGTGCTGGCGCTGGCGATGGGCGTGCTGGAGCTGTTCATGCCCAAGCGGGTCAGCCCGCCCGCCTGA